Proteins from a single region of Campylobacter sputorum:
- a CDS encoding carbonic anhydrase yields the protein MNEQIFINNSLFDGVNEFMENGYLEHKDLFVSLSSMQTPHTLFIGCSDSRVVPSLITSSKPGELFVVRNIANIVPPYRLSDEFLATTSAIEYAINVFDLKNIVICGHSNCGGCEALYYDKSKFEKIPNVRKWLEILSPIKHAVLEVYGNNASKRSWVTERLNIINSIDNILTFPTLKEKFESGKINIHGWHYIIETGEIFEYDFNSKQFKFIGENDKSNDK from the coding sequence ATGAACGAGCAAATTTTTATAAATAATTCACTTTTTGATGGTGTTAATGAATTTATGGAAAATGGATATTTAGAACATAAAGATCTTTTTGTGAGTTTAAGCTCAATGCAAACACCGCACACGCTTTTTATAGGTTGTTCTGATTCTAGGGTTGTGCCAAGTTTGATAACAAGTTCTAAACCAGGCGAACTTTTTGTTGTTAGAAATATTGCAAACATAGTTCCTCCTTATAGACTGAGTGATGAATTTTTGGCTACAACTTCAGCTATAGAATATGCGATAAATGTTTTTGATTTGAAAAATATTGTTATATGCGGACATAGTAATTGCGGTGGCTGTGAAGCACTTTATTATGATAAGAGTAAATTTGAAAAAATTCCAAATGTTAGAAAATGGCTTGAGATATTATCTCCTATAAAACACGCTGTATTAGAAGTTTATGGAAATAATGCCTCAAAAAGAAGTTGGGTAACAGAGAGATTAAATATAATTAACTCAATTGATAATATACTTACATTTCCTACCCTTAAAGAGAAATTTGAATCTGGCAAAATAAATATACACGGTTGGCACTATATCATAGAGACAGGCGAAATTTTCGAGTATGATTTTAATTCTAAACAATTCAAATTTATAGGTGAAAATGATAAATCAAATGATAAATAA
- a CDS encoding Bax inhibitor-1 family protein: protein MSLYDRNYIENEASNSYSQSESLQSSRSEFIKKTYQFLAASLLAATAGAYVGMSMGVGPSLWMLILEIGLLVGLMFAKKNPTLAVVLLFAFTFVSGFTLAPTLNFYLAAGMGSVITQAFLLTTVAFGGLSIFAFNTKKDFSSMGKMLFITLIVVLVAMIINIFMQSPMLQIVIASVCAILFSAYILYDTQNIIRGNYDSPILGAVALYLDIINLFVALLQILGIFNNND from the coding sequence ATGAGTTTATATGATAGAAACTATATCGAGAATGAAGCTAGCAATAGCTACTCGCAAAGCGAGAGTCTGCAAAGTAGCAGAAGCGAATTTATCAAAAAAACATATCAATTTTTAGCTGCATCTCTACTTGCAGCCACAGCTGGTGCATATGTTGGTATGAGTATGGGTGTTGGACCTTCTTTGTGGATGCTTATTTTAGAAATAGGTCTTTTAGTAGGTTTAATGTTTGCTAAGAAAAATCCAACTTTGGCAGTAGTTTTGCTTTTTGCATTTACATTTGTTTCTGGCTTTACACTAGCACCAACGCTAAATTTTTACCTTGCCGCTGGAATGGGTTCAGTTATAACTCAAGCTTTTTTGCTTACAACAGTTGCTTTTGGTGGACTTAGTATTTTTGCATTTAATACAAAAAAAGATTTTAGCTCAATGGGCAAAATGTTATTTATAACCCTTATTGTAGTGCTTGTTGCTATGATTATAAATATTTTCATGCAAAGCCCTATGCTTCAAATAGTCATAGCCTCTGTTTGTGCTATATTATTTAGTGCTTATATACTTTATGATACACAAAACATTATAAGAGGAAACTATGATTCTCCTATACTTGGTGCAGTTGCATTATATCTTGATATCATAAATCTTTTTGTTGCACTTCTTCAAATTTTAGGTATATTTAATAACAATGACTAA
- a CDS encoding polysaccharide deacetylase family protein, with amino-acid sequence MRYICVLLFFINFIYGDAHIFNYHRFDDYIYQNTNISTKKLIQNFEYLKKHNYEVVPLEKLLLAINSGQPVPDNWVVLTIDDGYKSFYNNGLEIFKKYNYPFTLFIYIKAIENNYGDFLTKDMIKEISKFGDIQLHGYSHVNLVNMSNDEIKKDFTKAINFFEKNLGYKPKCISYPYGYYSNRVNQIAKENGFECILTQNYGAVFSQTKNIILDRSSFNNETKQDVMLAIEYLDVNWTKPLNFPQNGFIDDIKANLKDKNIKKQNFL; translated from the coding sequence ATGCGTTATATATGTGTATTGCTGTTTTTTATAAATTTTATTTATGGCGATGCACATATTTTTAATTACCATAGATTTGATGATTATATATATCAAAATACCAATATAAGCACAAAAAAGCTTATACAAAACTTTGAATACTTAAAAAAACATAATTACGAAGTAGTACCACTTGAAAAACTGCTTCTTGCTATAAATAGCGGTCAGCCAGTCCCTGATAATTGGGTTGTACTTACAATAGACGATGGTTATAAAAGTTTTTATAACAACGGTCTTGAAATTTTTAAAAAATACAACTATCCATTTACTTTATTTATCTATATAAAAGCTATAGAAAACAATTATGGCGACTTTTTGACAAAAGATATGATAAAAGAGATATCTAAATTTGGGGATATACAGTTACATGGATATTCTCATGTAAATTTGGTAAATATGAGTAATGACGAGATAAAAAAAGATTTTACTAAAGCAATTAATTTTTTTGAAAAAAATCTAGGGTACAAGCCAAAATGTATATCATATCCATATGGATATTATAGCAATAGGGTTAATCAAATAGCAAAAGAAAATGGGTTTGAGTGTATATTAACTCAAAATTATGGAGCTGTCTTTTCTCAAACAAAAAATATTATATTAGATAGATCATCTTTTAATAATGAAACAAAACAAGATGTAATGCTAGCCATAGAATACTTGGATGTAAATTGGACAAAACCGCTAAATTTTCCACAAAATGGTTTTATAGACGATATAAAAGCTAATTTAAAGGATAAAAATATAAAAAAGCAAAACTTTTTATAA
- the secG gene encoding preprotein translocase subunit SecG, with amino-acid sequence METILLIFQFVIVIILTITVLLQKSSSIGLGAYSGSNESLFGAKGPAGFLAKFTFFLGVLFIINTLALGYMYNKTSNKSVLDKIDSKNIVIPQKNIENNSSFIPAVPANSVPATPKDINQTK; translated from the coding sequence GTGGAAACTATACTACTTATTTTTCAATTTGTAATAGTTATAATTCTAACCATAACAGTATTACTACAAAAAAGCTCTTCTATAGGACTTGGTGCATATAGTGGAAGCAATGAAAGTCTTTTTGGTGCAAAAGGTCCAGCAGGATTTTTGGCTAAATTTACTTTTTTTCTTGGCGTTCTTTTTATCATAAACACACTTGCTTTAGGCTATATGTATAATAAAACTTCAAATAAATCAGTTTTAGATAAAATTGATAGCAAAAATATTGTTATCCCACAAAAAAATATCGAAAATAACTCTAGCTTTATACCAGCAGTACCTGCAAATTCAGTGCCGGCAACACCAAAAGATATAAATCAAACTAAGTAA